ACGATTACCTCAAGGTCGTGCGCAAAAACAGCGACGGGATTTCGGCCCGGCAGAAGATGTTCTGGCAGATCGTCATCGCCCTGATCGCAGCGCTGCTGCTCTATTTCAGTAACGGCTTCGAAACCCATTTGAGCGTACCGTTTTTTAAAAACGTTAACCCGGATCTGGGGATCTTCTATATCCCCTTTGCGGTGCTGGTCATGGTTGGGGCCAGCAATGCGGTCAACCTGACGGACGGGCTTGACGGCCTGGCCATCGGGCCGATGATTATCGCCGCGGCGACTTTTTTGCTCCTCGCTTACCTGGCCGGGAATGCCCGGTTGTCGGAGTATCTGCAGATTACCGGAATTCCGGGGGCCGGGGAACTGGCCATCCTCTGCGGCGCGATGATCGGCGCCGGACTCGGTTTTCTCTGGTTTAACAGCTATCCCGCCCAGGTCTTCATGGGGGATGTCGGCAGCCTGTCGCTGGGGGGAGCCCTCGGGGTGATTGCCGTGATTACCAAAAACGAATTCCTGCTGGTTATTGTCGGCGGGATTTTTGTGATTGAGGCACTGTCGGTGATTGTCCAGGTGACCTCATTCCGTTACTGGCGGCGGCGGGTGTTCCGCATGGCGCCGATTCACCATCATTTTGAATTGAAAGGTTGGCCGGAGCCCAAGATCATAGTCCGCTTCTGGATTATCAGTATCATTCTGGCTCTGGTGGCTCTGTCGACGCTGAAACTGAGATGAAACAAGACTTTTTCAACACACGTGTCGTGGTTATCGGGGCTGGCCTGAGCGGTCAGGCCCTGGTGCGCTTTCTGGCTGAGCGGGGTGCCATGGTTGCCCTGTCCGATCAACGGCGTCACGACCAATTGGCCGGGCTGGAGACGCTGCAGGATCTGCCGGTACGCCTGGACCTGGGTGGTCACGACCTGTCCCTGTTCGAACAGGCCGACCTGGTCGCGGTCAGCCCCGGCGTGCCGCTGACCTGCCCGCCGCTGCAGCGGGCTGCCTCCTGCAATATTCCCCTGCTCGGCGAGGTTGAAATCGCGGCCCGGGAAATCGACGTACCGATTATCGGTGTCACCGGAACCAACGGCAAATCGACCACCACCAGCCTGCTCGGTGAAATCCTGCAGGCCTGGGGGCAGCGGACTTTTGTCGGCGGTAATCTGGGCACGCCCCTGGTGCAGGCCTGCCGGGACGATTATGACCGGGTCGTGGTGGAGTTGTCCTCCTTTCAGTTGGAAACAATCGATCACTTTCACCCGGCTATCGGCCTGCTGTTGAATCTGAGCCCCGATCATCTCGACCGCTATGCGGATCTGGAGAGCTACTACCGGGCCAAGCTGAGGCTGTTCAAGAACATGACAGTGGCCGACTTCGCGGTGCTCAATGCCGATGATCCGGAGGTCTGCCGGTTGGCTGAGGACATTGCCGCCACCAAGGTCTGGTTTTCGGCCCGTGGACGCATGGTTGACGGGATGGTTCGGTTGGGCGAACGGCTGGTCTGGAACTGGCAGGGTGCCAGCGTGGAACTGCCCCTGCAGCCGTTGCAGCTGAGCGGCGAACATAACATCGAAAATGCCATGGCCGCCATGGTTGCCGCCCTGCTGCAAGGGTGCCCGGCCGAGGTCGCCTGGCAGGCGGTCTGCGCTTTCCCCGGTCTGGAGCACCGCATGCAGCTGGTGCGGACCCTCAACGGCGTGCGTTGGATTAATGACTCGAAAGGGACCAATGTTGGCAGCGTGGTCAAAAGCCTGGCCGGTTTACAACCGGGCGCAACGCTGATTGCCGGAGGCAAGGATAAGGGCGGTTCCTATGCGCCGTTACGACCGCTGCTGGAAGCCAAAATCAAGCATCTGATCCTGATCGGCGAGGCGGCGCGGAAAATGGCGGAGGAACTGGTGGGAACCTGCACCATCCGCATGGCCGCGGACCTGCCCACGGCGGTGCGCATGGCCCATGTTTTGACTGAGCCCGGTCATGAAGTGCTGCTGTCGCCGGCTTGCTCCAGTTATGACATGTTCCACAGCTACGAGGAACGCGGCCACGAGTTTGCGCGGCTGGTCTGCCAGCTGCCGGAAACGGAGACTTTCTCATGATGCTGCGCCGCGATGTCGATACCTCATTGCTGGTTCTGACCGTCGCACTGACCTGCATCGGCGTGGTGATGATCTATTCCTCCTCGGCGATTATGGCTGAAGAGCGCTTTCATGATGGCTTTTACTTTCTCAAACGGCAGCTGGTTTATACCCTGGTCGGCTTTATCCTGATGGCTGCGGCGACCTATTTCAAATACCAGAACTGGCGCAAACTGGCGGTGCCGGCGCTGTTGGGGAGCATTTTCCTGCTGCTGTTGCTGTTTATCCCAGGGGTCGGCGTGCGGGTTGGCGGCGCTCTGCGCTGGCTGCGGATTCCCGGCCTGACCCTGCAGCCTGCGGAATTGGTCAAATTGTCGATGGTGCTGTACCTGGCCCATTCGCTGACCCGGAAAAAAGAAAAGGTCCGCTCTTTGAGCAAAGGCTATCTGCCTTACATGATCGTCCTTGGACTGCTCTTGGCGATGCTGCTGAAACAGCCGGACCTGGGCAGCGCCATGATCATCGCTGGGGTGGCCCTTGGTATGCTGATTGTCGCCGGGGTGCGCTGGCAGTACATCGGGCTGACCGTGCTGATGTCCCTGCCGGTTCTCTACTTCCTGGTCATGCAGGTCGATTATCGGCGGCGGCGGATTCTGGCTTTCCTCAACCCCTGGGAAGATCCTTTCGACACCGGGTTCCAGATCATTCAGAGCCTGGTCGCTTTCGGCAATGGCGGGATCTTTGGGCAGGGCCTGGGGATCGGTGAACAGAAGCTGTTTTACCTCCCGGAGGCCCATACCGATTTCATCTTTTCGGTGATCGGTGAAGAATTGGGCCTGGTCGGGGTGCTGGTGGTCGCGGCGTTGTTTTTGACGATGGTGCTGTGTGGCATTCGCATCGCGCTGAAATGCACCGATCCTTTCGGACGCAATCTCGCCTTTGGGCTGACGCTGCTCCTCGGATTGGAGGCGTTTGTTAATCTATCGGTCTGCATGGGCTTGCTGCCGACCAAGGGGTTGGCCCTGCCGTTTATTTCCTACGGTGGTACCAGCCTGGTGGTCTGCCTGGTTTCGGTCGGCATTTTGTTGAATATCTCTTCGAGCACGGGAGGCCAACCATGAAACTGCTGCTGGCCGGAGGAGGCACCGGGGGGCACTTGTTTCCGGCCGTGGCACTGGCCCAGCACCTGCTCGACCAGGAGCCTGACAGCCAGGTCCTGTTTGTCGGCACCAGTCAGGGGTTGGAACAGCGGATGCTGCCGAAACTCGGGTTGCCGCTGGCCACCGTTGACATGGTCGGCGTGGTCGGGCGGGGCTGGCAGGGACGCTTTGAAATGATTCCCAAGTTGCTGAAAAGTTTCCGCCAGGCACGGCGGATTTTGCGGGATTTCAACCCGGATCTGGTGATCGGGGTCGGCGGCTATGCCTCGGTGCCGGTCCTGCTGGCGGCGAAGACCGGTGGCATTCCCTACCTGATTCATGAGCAGAATGCTTTGCCGGGGCTCAGTAACCGCTTGCTGGGCAAAGGGGCCAGACGCATTTGCCTGTCGTTTCAGGAAAGTGCGGGCAGCTTTCCGGCCGAGCGCGTGGTGGTGACCGGTAATCCGTTGCGCCAGGGGTTGGAAGATGTTCCGGCGCTGCTGCCCGAACCCGGCAAGCTGCTGATTTTCGGCGGTAGCCGTGGCGCTCGCGCCATCAATCAGACGGTTATGGCCATGTTGCCGTTAATGAAGGAGTGGCCGGGTCGCCCGGAGTTTCTGCATCAGACCGGAGAAGAGGATTTTGCCCAGGTTCGCCAGGCCTATCAGGACGCCGGACTTGATCCGGCTCAGGTGATTCCGTTCATTGACGATATGGCGGCAGCCTATCGGGACGCCAGCCTGGTGGTCTGTCGGGCCGGCGCCACCACGCTGGCCGAACTGGCAGCGACCGGCCGTCCGGCGATCCTGATCCCGTTTCCGTTTGCGGCGGCGGATCACCAGACCTCGAATGCCCGCGCTTTTGACCGCAAAGGAGCGGCCGAGCTGTTGCCCCAGACCGAACTGAACGCCGAAACCCTGGCCATGAGAGTGCAGATTCTGTTTAACGACCGGGAACGTCTGCAGTTGATGGCTGAGAACAGCCGTTTGCTCGGCAGCCCGGGGGCGGCACAGCGCATCCTGACGGAATGCCGCAAGTTGTTGGAACGTAAATGAGAAGGAGACCGGTTCATGTACGGACGGATTAAAAAAATACATTTTGTCGGCATCGGCGGTATCGGCATGAGCGGAATCGCCGAGTTGCTGCTCAACCAGGGCTATCATGTGTCCGGTTCAGACCTGCGCGATTCCGATACGACCCGCAGACTTGCCGAACTGGGCGGGGAGATCGTCATCGGCCACCAGGCCGAAAATGTCCATGATGTCGATGTGGTGGTGACCTCCACCGCGGTCAAGGCCACCAATCCGGAGGTCGTGGAAGCCAACCGGCAGCATGTCGCAGTGATTCCGCGGGCGGAGATGCTGGCGGAACTGATGCGCATGAAGTACGGCATCGCCATCGCCGGAACCCACGGCAAGACCACCACCACCAGTATGATGTCGGTGGTGCTGCATCATGCCGGGATCGATCCCACAGCGGTCATCGGCGGCAAGCTGGATGTGTTCGGCTCCAACGCCAAATTGGGACGGGGCAAGTTCCTGGTTGCGGAGGCGGACGAGTCGGACGGGTCGTTCATGCACCTGTCGCCAACCATTGCCGTGGTGACCAATATTGATGCCGATCACCTCGATTTTTATTCGGGAATTGACGAGATTAAGCAGATTTTTATCAATTTCATCAACAAGGTGCCGTTTTACGGTCGGGCAGTGTTGTGTCTGGAAGACCGCAACGTGCAGGAGATCCTGCCCGAGGTCAAGAAACGTTACACGACCTACGGATTTACGCCGCAGGCCGACTTTTACGCCGACGACATCCGTCATCGCCAGGGGCGAACCAGTTTCAACGCTTTTTACAAAGGGCAGGAGTTGGGGCGAATTTCTTTCCGCATGCCGGGGCGGCACAATGTTCTCAACGCCCTGGCGGTTATCGCCGTTGCCCATGAACTGGAGATCCCTTTTCAGACCGTTATCGGCGGGTTCCGCAACTTCGGCGGATTGCAGCGGCGGTTTCAGCTGCGCGAAGAAGTCAACGGGGTCATGCTGATCGACGATTACGGCCATCATCCGGCTGAAATCCGCGCTACCCTCGGGGCGGCCAAGAGTGGCTGGAATAAACGAATCATCGCAGTGTTTCAACCCCATCGCTTCAGTCGAACCGCGGCACTATTCGAAGATTTTCTGACCGCGTTCTATCAGGCCGACCATCTGGTGGTCACCGATGTCTATGCGGCCGGGGAGGATCCGATTGAAGGAGCGACCGGCGCTGCCCTGGCCGCCGGCATAGCCGACCACGGCCACAAAGAGGTGACCTACCTGGCGTCTCTGGAAGAGGTCAGTGACCATGTCGCCGGACTGGTTGAAGCGGGGGATATGGTGGTGACTCTGGGGGCGGGCAACGTCAACCAGGTTTGCGCCCTGGTGGCCGAGCGGCTCAGGAACAAGGAGACCCGTTTTGAATGAGTTGAACACCGGCCGCATGCGTGGCAAGAAGATCGGCGTGCTGCTGGGGGGCTTGTCCGCAGAACGCGAAATATCGCTGAAAACCGGAACCGCCGCATTAACTGCGCTGCGTGAATTGGGCTACGATGCCGTGCCCATCGACGCCGGCACCGACCTGCCCGAACAACTTCGCCAAAGCGGGGTTGAGGTCGCCTTTATCGCTCTGCACGGCCGCTTCGGTGAAGACGGCCGGGTTCAGGGTCTGCTGGAGATGATGCAGATTCCCTACACGGGGAGCGGGGTCATGGCCTCCAGCATCGCCATTGACAAAGTGGTGACCAAGCAGCTGTTGCTCTTTCATGAGCTGCCCACGCCGGGGTTTGATTTTATCCGCCCCGGAGATTCGATTGCCGATCTGCAGGCGCGTTGTCAGCAGCTGCCGTTGATCGTCAAACCTTCACGAGAGGGATCGACCATCGGCATCACCATCGCCCGGACCGCAGACGTGCTTCGGCAGGGGATTGCTGCTGCTGCCGAACTCGACGGAACCGTGCTGGTGGAAGATTTCATCGACGGGGATGAGCTGACCGTATCGGTGCTGAATGGCAAAGCCCTGCCGATCATCAAGATCGTTCCCAAGAGCGGTTTTTATGATTACCAGGCCAAGTATTTCTCCGGCGATACCGCCTATCTGCTGCCCGCACCCATTGATGCGGAAGTTTATCAGCAGGTCCAGCGGGCCGCCGAAGCCGCTTATCGGGCCCTCGGTTGTCGAGGTGCCGCCCGGGTCGATTTCATGCTGCGGGAGCGTGAATACTATTGCATCGAAGTCAATACCATTCCGGGGATGACCGAAACCAGCCTGCTGCCCAAGGCCGCTGCGGCCGCGGGGATCGCCTTTCCGCAGCTGGTTGAAATGTTGTTGGACGACGCGGATCTGGACAAATAAGAGTTGAGACCATGCGTGATCTGAAAAGTCATCAACAGAAGACCAGGAAAGTGCGCAGGAATCGCCGCAAGCAGGAGCGCAAGCCCCTCGAAGTGCGTAAATTCCTGCATCGCGCTTTACGTGTCGGGGTGGCCCTGTTCAGCGCCGCTTTAGTGGTGGTGGGCGGGTTCTTCCTGGTCCAGCTGCTGATGGCTTCGGACATGTTTCGCATCGACACTATCGATGTGACCGGCAATACCCGGCTGACTCGGGAACAGATCGTGCTGTTGTCGGATATTGAGCCCGGGGTCAATACTTTCAGCCTGGATCTGGGCATGATCGGGCACAAAATCGAGGAAAACCCCTGGGTAAAGCAAGCCCGGGTGCAGCGGATTTTTCCGCGCCAGGTCAAAATTACCCTGGTTGAACGTAAGCCGGTGGCGATTATCAACCTCGGCTACCTGTATTACCTTGATGACCATGGCGAGATTTTCAAGGTCCTGGACAGCAGCGACCAACTGGATTTTCCGGTGGTGACGGGATTCGATTATGAGCGTGCCCAGCAGCATGAAACTGAATATGCCCAGTTGCTGAAGCAGATTGTGACGCTGATTGCCGATCTGAAGCAACGCAAGACCCTCAATCTGGCACAGGTCTCGGAAATTCACCGGACCGCTGAAAACGGTCTGACCCTGTTGACCATGAACGGCGGCGTCGCCATTAAGCTGGGCTGGGACCATTTTGCCAGGAAGATCGATCGCCTGGAACAGATTTATGCCCAGCTGCAGCCCAAGCTGCCGATCCTCGATTACATAGATCTCAATGTTGATGAAAAAGTCATTGTTCGAATACAACGGTCGAAAACTTCGGCCAAAAGCTGATACCAAGGGGGTGTCATGAGCAAGAAAACTGAAAATTTGATCGTCGGCCTGGATATCGGGACCACCAAGATCTGTTGCATTGTCGGCAACATGACGGAGGACGGTCTGGAGATTGTCGGTATCGGTACCAGCCCGTCAAAGGGATTGCGCAAAGGTGTGGTCATCAATATTGAAAGTACTGTCGCCGCAATCCAGAAAGCGATTCGCGAAGCTGAACTGATGGCCGGCTGCGAGATCAAATCGGTTTACGCAGGAATTGCCGGCGGTCACATCAAGGGGCTCAATTCCCAAGGGGTGATTGCCATCAAGAACCGCGAGGTCACCACCGAAGATTTGCAGCGGGTTATCGATGCGGCAAAAGCGATAGCGATACCGATGGACCGCGAAGTTCTGCATATTCTGCCCCAGGAATTCATCATCGATGATCAGGACGGCATCCGCGAACCCTTGGGGATGAGCGGGGTCCGCCTGGAAGCCAAGGTCCATATCGTGACCGGTGCGGTGGCCAGCGCCCAGAATATCATTAAGAGCTGTAACCGGGCCGGGGCGGATGTCGCCGATATCGTTCTGGAGCAACTGGCCAGCAGCGAGGCGGTGCTCTCCCCGGATGAAAAGGAGCTCGGGGTGGCCCTGGTTGATATCGGCGGCGGAACCGCCGACATCGCCATCTTCTCGGAAGGGGCGATCAAGCATACCTCGGTCCTCTCCATCGGCGGCGACCACCTGACCAATGACATCGCCGTCGGCCTGCGCACCCCCATGGCGGAAGCTGAGAAGATCAAACAGGCTTATGGCTGCTGCCTGACCTCCATGGTCGGCAAGGATGAAACCATCGAAGTCCCTTCGGTGGGCGGGCGCGAACCACGCATTCTGTCCCGGCAGCTGCTGGCCGAGATCCTTGAGCCGCGGGTGGAAGAAATCTTTTCCCTGGTCAACCGGGAGATTATCAAGAGCGGTTACGAGGATCTGATCGCTTCCGGCGTGGTCATCACCGGCGGCAGTGCCATTCTGCCGGGGATGCCGGAGCTGGCCGAACAGGTCTTCAATCTTCCGGTGCGGCGTGGAAAACCCTTGAATATCGGTGGGTTGGTTGATGTTGTTGCCTCGCCCATCTATGCCACCGGAGTCGGCCTGGTCAAGCATGGCAGCATGAACACCAAGGTGCAGACCTTCAAAGCGGGTGATGCCAACCTGTTTGAGCGGGTTTCACGCCGGATGAAGGAATGGTTCAGTGAGTTTTTCTGATAAATAATTATTATATAATTACTTGTCTATTTAGTTGAATTTTGGTAACTTATAGTAACTTGTATATAACCAGTTTTCGGGGTCGCGGAGAAACCGGAAACACAGCAACAGGGGAGGGCATTATGCCTAATCAAGAGGGAGTCATGTTTCAGTTTGAAGAGAATCTCGATCAGGTTGCGAGAATCAAAGTGATCGGCGTCGGTGGTGGCGGAGGCAATGCCGTTAACACCATGATCCGCTGCAAGGTCGACGGGGTCGAATTTCTTGCGGCCAACACCGATGCACAAGCGCTCCGCAAAAGCGAAGCGTCCATGAAAATTCAGCTTGGTTCCGGACTGACCAAAGGGCTCGGAGCGGGCGCCAATCCGGAAATCGGTCGTCAGGCTGCGGAGGAGGACCTGTCCCGCCTGGTCGAATTGTTCACCGGTGCCGATATGATCTTTGTTGCTGCCGGGATGGGCGGTGGGACCGGAACCGGTGCCGCACCGGTCATTGCCAAGGCTGCCAAAGAGGCCGGGGCGCTGACCGTTGGGGTGGTGACCAAACCCTTCTCCCGGGAAGGTCGGCAACGCATGCAGCGCGCCGATGAAGGGATCGCCCAATTGCGTGAGGTGGTTGATTCGCTGGTGGTGATTCCCAACGATCGCCTGCTCGGCCTGGCTGGTAAAAACATGAGCATCCTGGATGCCTTCAAGCCCGCCGACGATGTGCTGCGGCAGGCGGTGCAGGGGATTTCAGATCTGATTACCACCGAAGGCCTGATCAACGTCGACTTTGCCGACGTGCGCACCGTCATGAGTAACCGCGGTATGGCCATGATGGGGATCGGTATGGCCGAAGGCGAACGCCGCGCTGCCGAAGCCGCCCACAGTGCCATCAGCAGCCCGTTGTTGGAAGAGGTCGATATCTCCGGCGCCATGGGTGTGCTGGTCAATATCTCCGGTTCGTCCAACATGACCATGGAAGAATTTGAAGAAGCCTCCACCATCATTCATGAAAAAGTCCACGAAGACGCCAATATCATTGTCGGTCTGGTCATCGACGAAAGCCTTGGCGATAACATCAAGATCACCGCGATAGCGACCGGTTTCGGCGACCCTCAGGAAGAAAAGAAGAAGGTCTCCGACATCATTGATCAACGTGCCCAGATGTTGGCCCAGGCCAGCAGCAAGATCGATCTTGACATCCCGACCCATATTCGTAATCAACAACCGACCGGCGTCCCTTACGGCCGCAGGACCCGCGATCTGCCCAGCCAGCCGCGTGATCTGTTTGTTGACGACGAGCAGTTTGATATCCCGACCTTTCTCAGACGTCGGGTTGATTGATTCGTCCCGTTTTTTACATCGATCCTGTTATTTTCTGCACTGCCTTGCAGATGCATTGAAAGAGTATTGCCTCTGTCATGAACGCCGGTTCTCCGCCCGGCAGATGTACAGCAGTCTGTACATTGTTATGTACTCCCGACGACTCCCTCGTCCAAGGGGCCATTGTGGCCCCTTTTCTTTTTTTCTGTGCAATGGTTTAATATAAGCGTCTTGTCTGCTCGATGCCCACTTGGCCGTTCTCCAGGTGAGAGGAACGGATGTTCCACGGCGATCTGTTGCTACGCCCTGATCATTCAAGGGAAGCTCTTATATTGTTCTGATGGGAGGGAACATGGCGTTTCAGTTTCAACGACGAAACGACGACCCATGGATCAAACGGTTTGCGATGATTTGGGGGGTGTGCCTGGTTCTGATCGGCTTGGGCACCTGGGGATTATACAATTCCCTCTATCGCCAGGAGCTGATCCAACTCAAGGCCGAGTTGACCCGGAATCTTGATCTCAGTGAATTTTACCTCAAAAAAGAGTTGCACGACTTAACCGGTGACCTTGCGTTGCTTTCGTCCAGCAGCGTTTTAAGGACCTATCTCGATAGCCCCTCCTTCGTTGCCCGCCACAATCTGGAAACCCGTTTCAGCGATTTTGTCAACCTGCGCCACCATTACGACCAGATCCGTTTGTTAGCCCCGGACGGTATGGAAGTGATCAGGGTGAACGCCCTGCCGGGGAAGGCGGTCATTGTTGGGGATGAAGAACTGCAGGACAAATCGCAACGCTATTACTTCCGGCAGGCCATCGCCTTACCCCCGGGGGTTTTCTATGCTTCCCCCCTGGACTTGAGCGTAGAAAATGGAGCGATCGAACTCCCCTACAAGCCGATGATCCGGGTGGCTATGAAGCTCATCGACACCCGCAATCAGGTTGCCGGAGTGCTGGTGTTAAACTACCTGGCTGAAAACCTGCTGCAAGGGCTGAACGATATTTTTCCGACCAGTCAGGGGCAGGTTCAGCTCATTAACGGAGAAGGCTTCTATCTCAAGGGGCCCACTCAGGAAAAAGAGTGGGGCTTCATGCTGCCGACACGGCGGGAGTTCAATTTGGCCACAGAAGAACCGGACCTGTGGGCACAGATTAATGCCTCACCCCGCGGCTACTTTTTCAGTGAGCAGAGGCTCTCCGCCTTTCTGTCAGTCAATAGCGCCCAATTCCTCTTTAACCCCCGCATTGAAGAAGTCGCGCCGCAATCAGTTGAGCAACGCTGGACTCTGCTGGAGCGGCTGCCGCCTGGAACCATGCCCCGACTGATGGCTTCCCATGTCCATTCATTGAGGCTCGGCGTGGCAATTCTGGCCGCCATCAGCCTGCTGGGAGCTTATCTCTATGCCCGGGCGGCCCGGTTGCGCGATCAGTTCAATCGCCAATCCGGGCAACTGGTCGCGGCTCTCGATGAATGCCCTCTCGGTCTTGCCATTGCAGGGAAAAACGGCACTATCGATTATGTCAATCAGGGGCTGATGAGTCTGACCGGAAAATCGTCTGCAGAGCTGTTGGGGAAAGGGATATTTGAGCTTGGGGACGCAATT
The Pelobacter seleniigenes DSM 18267 DNA segment above includes these coding regions:
- the mraY gene encoding phospho-N-acetylmuramoyl-pentapeptide-transferase, coding for MLYHLLYPLHTEYSVLYVFRYITFRTIYATITALLISFMIGPWLISTLQRLQIGQSIRKVGPESHFVKEGTPTMGGSLILLAIILPTLLWADLSNLYIWVTLLVTAGYGAVGFIDDYLKVVRKNSDGISARQKMFWQIVIALIAALLLYFSNGFETHLSVPFFKNVNPDLGIFYIPFAVLVMVGASNAVNLTDGLDGLAIGPMIIAAATFLLLAYLAGNARLSEYLQITGIPGAGELAILCGAMIGAGLGFLWFNSYPAQVFMGDVGSLSLGGALGVIAVITKNEFLLVIVGGIFVIEALSVIVQVTSFRYWRRRVFRMAPIHHHFELKGWPEPKIIVRFWIISIILALVALSTLKLR
- the murD gene encoding UDP-N-acetylmuramoyl-L-alanine--D-glutamate ligase: MKQDFFNTRVVVIGAGLSGQALVRFLAERGAMVALSDQRRHDQLAGLETLQDLPVRLDLGGHDLSLFEQADLVAVSPGVPLTCPPLQRAASCNIPLLGEVEIAAREIDVPIIGVTGTNGKSTTTSLLGEILQAWGQRTFVGGNLGTPLVQACRDDYDRVVVELSSFQLETIDHFHPAIGLLLNLSPDHLDRYADLESYYRAKLRLFKNMTVADFAVLNADDPEVCRLAEDIAATKVWFSARGRMVDGMVRLGERLVWNWQGASVELPLQPLQLSGEHNIENAMAAMVAALLQGCPAEVAWQAVCAFPGLEHRMQLVRTLNGVRWINDSKGTNVGSVVKSLAGLQPGATLIAGGKDKGGSYAPLRPLLEAKIKHLILIGEAARKMAEELVGTCTIRMAADLPTAVRMAHVLTEPGHEVLLSPACSSYDMFHSYEERGHEFARLVCQLPETETFS
- the ftsW gene encoding putative lipid II flippase FtsW, with product MMLRRDVDTSLLVLTVALTCIGVVMIYSSSAIMAEERFHDGFYFLKRQLVYTLVGFILMAAATYFKYQNWRKLAVPALLGSIFLLLLLFIPGVGVRVGGALRWLRIPGLTLQPAELVKLSMVLYLAHSLTRKKEKVRSLSKGYLPYMIVLGLLLAMLLKQPDLGSAMIIAGVALGMLIVAGVRWQYIGLTVLMSLPVLYFLVMQVDYRRRRILAFLNPWEDPFDTGFQIIQSLVAFGNGGIFGQGLGIGEQKLFYLPEAHTDFIFSVIGEELGLVGVLVVAALFLTMVLCGIRIALKCTDPFGRNLAFGLTLLLGLEAFVNLSVCMGLLPTKGLALPFISYGGTSLVVCLVSVGILLNISSSTGGQP
- the murG gene encoding undecaprenyldiphospho-muramoylpentapeptide beta-N-acetylglucosaminyltransferase, with amino-acid sequence MKLLLAGGGTGGHLFPAVALAQHLLDQEPDSQVLFVGTSQGLEQRMLPKLGLPLATVDMVGVVGRGWQGRFEMIPKLLKSFRQARRILRDFNPDLVIGVGGYASVPVLLAAKTGGIPYLIHEQNALPGLSNRLLGKGARRICLSFQESAGSFPAERVVVTGNPLRQGLEDVPALLPEPGKLLIFGGSRGARAINQTVMAMLPLMKEWPGRPEFLHQTGEEDFAQVRQAYQDAGLDPAQVIPFIDDMAAAYRDASLVVCRAGATTLAELAATGRPAILIPFPFAAADHQTSNARAFDRKGAAELLPQTELNAETLAMRVQILFNDRERLQLMAENSRLLGSPGAAQRILTECRKLLERK
- the murC gene encoding UDP-N-acetylmuramate--L-alanine ligase, translating into MYGRIKKIHFVGIGGIGMSGIAELLLNQGYHVSGSDLRDSDTTRRLAELGGEIVIGHQAENVHDVDVVVTSTAVKATNPEVVEANRQHVAVIPRAEMLAELMRMKYGIAIAGTHGKTTTTSMMSVVLHHAGIDPTAVIGGKLDVFGSNAKLGRGKFLVAEADESDGSFMHLSPTIAVVTNIDADHLDFYSGIDEIKQIFINFINKVPFYGRAVLCLEDRNVQEILPEVKKRYTTYGFTPQADFYADDIRHRQGRTSFNAFYKGQELGRISFRMPGRHNVLNALAVIAVAHELEIPFQTVIGGFRNFGGLQRRFQLREEVNGVMLIDDYGHHPAEIRATLGAAKSGWNKRIIAVFQPHRFSRTAALFEDFLTAFYQADHLVVTDVYAAGEDPIEGATGAALAAGIADHGHKEVTYLASLEEVSDHVAGLVEAGDMVVTLGAGNVNQVCALVAERLRNKETRFE
- a CDS encoding D-alanine--D-alanine ligase, which codes for MNELNTGRMRGKKIGVLLGGLSAEREISLKTGTAALTALRELGYDAVPIDAGTDLPEQLRQSGVEVAFIALHGRFGEDGRVQGLLEMMQIPYTGSGVMASSIAIDKVVTKQLLLFHELPTPGFDFIRPGDSIADLQARCQQLPLIVKPSREGSTIGITIARTADVLRQGIAAAAELDGTVLVEDFIDGDELTVSVLNGKALPIIKIVPKSGFYDYQAKYFSGDTAYLLPAPIDAEVYQQVQRAAEAAYRALGCRGAARVDFMLREREYYCIEVNTIPGMTETSLLPKAAAAAGIAFPQLVEMLLDDADLDK
- a CDS encoding cell division protein FtsQ/DivIB, whose translation is MRDLKSHQQKTRKVRRNRRKQERKPLEVRKFLHRALRVGVALFSAALVVVGGFFLVQLLMASDMFRIDTIDVTGNTRLTREQIVLLSDIEPGVNTFSLDLGMIGHKIEENPWVKQARVQRIFPRQVKITLVERKPVAIINLGYLYYLDDHGEIFKVLDSSDQLDFPVVTGFDYERAQQHETEYAQLLKQIVTLIADLKQRKTLNLAQVSEIHRTAENGLTLLTMNGGVAIKLGWDHFARKIDRLEQIYAQLQPKLPILDYIDLNVDEKVIVRIQRSKTSAKS
- the ftsA gene encoding cell division protein FtsA, whose protein sequence is MSKKTENLIVGLDIGTTKICCIVGNMTEDGLEIVGIGTSPSKGLRKGVVINIESTVAAIQKAIREAELMAGCEIKSVYAGIAGGHIKGLNSQGVIAIKNREVTTEDLQRVIDAAKAIAIPMDREVLHILPQEFIIDDQDGIREPLGMSGVRLEAKVHIVTGAVASAQNIIKSCNRAGADVADIVLEQLASSEAVLSPDEKELGVALVDIGGGTADIAIFSEGAIKHTSVLSIGGDHLTNDIAVGLRTPMAEAEKIKQAYGCCLTSMVGKDETIEVPSVGGREPRILSRQLLAEILEPRVEEIFSLVNREIIKSGYEDLIASGVVITGGSAILPGMPELAEQVFNLPVRRGKPLNIGGLVDVVASPIYATGVGLVKHGSMNTKVQTFKAGDANLFERVSRRMKEWFSEFF
- the ftsZ gene encoding cell division protein FtsZ gives rise to the protein MFQFEENLDQVARIKVIGVGGGGGNAVNTMIRCKVDGVEFLAANTDAQALRKSEASMKIQLGSGLTKGLGAGANPEIGRQAAEEDLSRLVELFTGADMIFVAAGMGGGTGTGAAPVIAKAAKEAGALTVGVVTKPFSREGRQRMQRADEGIAQLREVVDSLVVIPNDRLLGLAGKNMSILDAFKPADDVLRQAVQGISDLITTEGLINVDFADVRTVMSNRGMAMMGIGMAEGERRAAEAAHSAISSPLLEEVDISGAMGVLVNISGSSNMTMEEFEEASTIIHEKVHEDANIIVGLVIDESLGDNIKITAIATGFGDPQEEKKKVSDIIDQRAQMLAQASSKIDLDIPTHIRNQQPTGVPYGRRTRDLPSQPRDLFVDDEQFDIPTFLRRRVD